A genomic window from Candidatus Zixiibacteriota bacterium includes:
- a CDS encoding TOBE domain-containing protein, which translates to MKYGARNELIGKVTEIKKGDIMCQVKLDIPANSKMQSVFTVDSLNDLGLKEGDPVKVVVKAIHVLLVKE; encoded by the coding sequence ATGAAATACGGCGCGAGAAACGAACTGATCGGCAAAGTTACCGAGATCAAAAAAGGGGACATCATGTGTCAGGTCAAACTCGATATCCCCGCCAATTCCAAAATGCAGTCAGTCTTCACGGTAGATTCACTCAATGACCTCGGCCTCAAAGAAGGCGACCCGGTCAAAGTGGTCGTTAAGGCCATCCATGTCCTGCTGGTGAAAGAATAG
- a CDS encoding RNA-binding protein, whose translation MNIYVGNLSYQATEEDIRQAFEAYGQVTNVNIIKDRYSGESRGFGFVEMASKDEGLAAIEGLNGKDLKGRALNINEARPREERGGGGGGRRDGGGGGRRGGGGHGGGRREDW comes from the coding sequence ATGAATATCTACGTCGGCAACTTGTCGTACCAAGCGACAGAAGAGGATATTCGCCAGGCCTTTGAAGCCTACGGGCAGGTCACAAACGTCAACATCATTAAGGACCGTTACAGCGGTGAATCCCGCGGTTTCGGTTTCGTTGAGATGGCATCCAAGGATGAAGGCTTAGCCGCCATCGAGGGTCTCAACGGAAAAGACCTCAAAGGTCGTGCTCTCAACATCAACGAAGCCCGTCCGCGTGAAGAACGCGGTGGCGGCGGCGGTGGTCGTAGAGACGGCGGTGGCGGTGGCCGTCGCGGCGGCGGTGGTCACGGTGGTGGCCGTCGTGAGGACTGGTAG
- a CDS encoding site-specific DNA-methyltransferase — protein MEHHVLPRLDINAGEIREKLLPHCRLKPGDTWHDPLNGHIVACGDAADSEFIKSLFGTHRATLAVHDPPYNLVMFEKQSVDEFIDWCRLWIDNTYAVLSDDSSLYVWLGADQNDNFQPLPQFMLMMAGTLFQSRSFITMRNQRGYGTQKNWMAVRQELLYYTKGEPSFEVQYTDIPKILRGYYKEVNGEMTENLERGKSPNIRPGNVWVDIQQVFYRMQENVNGCYGQKPLKAIERIIEASSGRRDIVTDFFSHSGTTLLACERTGRKCITLDIDPIFAEITIRRLEHYRATGRTGWQAGNPFQRELADRRGRAKAASA, from the coding sequence ATGGAACATCACGTACTGCCAAGGCTCGATATCAACGCCGGTGAAATCCGCGAAAAACTTCTCCCGCATTGCCGCCTGAAACCGGGCGATACCTGGCACGACCCCCTGAATGGTCACATCGTAGCCTGTGGTGATGCCGCCGACAGCGAGTTCATCAAAAGCCTATTCGGTACGCATCGCGCCACTCTGGCGGTACACGACCCACCCTACAATCTGGTGATGTTCGAGAAACAGTCGGTCGATGAATTCATCGACTGGTGCCGCCTGTGGATTGATAACACATACGCTGTGCTATCCGATGACTCCTCTCTCTATGTCTGGCTGGGGGCGGATCAGAACGATAATTTCCAGCCGCTGCCGCAGTTCATGCTCATGATGGCGGGCACTCTGTTTCAGTCGCGGTCATTTATCACTATGCGCAATCAGCGCGGCTATGGTACCCAGAAAAACTGGATGGCGGTTCGTCAGGAGCTTCTGTACTACACCAAAGGGGAGCCGTCGTTTGAAGTTCAATACACGGATATTCCGAAAATTCTTCGCGGATACTACAAAGAGGTCAATGGTGAGATGACCGAGAATCTGGAACGCGGGAAATCACCTAATATACGTCCGGGGAATGTATGGGTGGATATACAGCAGGTCTTTTACCGGATGCAGGAGAATGTGAACGGATGTTACGGCCAGAAACCGCTGAAAGCGATTGAGCGGATCATCGAGGCGTCATCTGGAAGAAGAGATATAGTAACGGATTTCTTCAGTCATTCCGGCACGACCCTTCTGGCCTGCGAGCGCACCGGCAGGAAGTGTATTACGCTTGATATTGATCCGATTTTCGCCGAGATAACGATTCGCAGGCTTGAGCACTACCGCGCGACCGGCCGCACCGGCTGGCAAGCAGGCAATCCGTTTCAGCGGGAGTTGGCGGATCGCAGGGGCCGAGCTAAGGCTGCGAGCGCCTGA